From the genome of Fundidesulfovibrio terrae:
CCATTCCGGGCCTCGCCCAATCCCGTCTCGCCTCTTGGTCATCCCAGAGCAATAAAAAAGGGCGGATGCCGACGCATCCGCCCTTCGTCGTTCTTCTTTCGCGCCGCTACTGCGGCACCAGGAAGTTGGGAATCTTCTGCCGCGTGGTTCGCCAGTCGCCGGGCTGCTGGTAGGTGGGGCCGGGGTCGGCCGCGCCGGGCACGGTGGCCACGGTGGGGCGGATGTTGCTCTGGCCGGGCGTCTGCTGCTCCATGAGGTAGGCCACGGGGCGGCTCATGGGCAGCACCCGGCTGGACTTGGCCAGCACGTCGTTGTTGCGCGCATCCATGACCTCGATGTTGAAGCGCACGCCGTAGGGCGTGGCCGAATAGGTTCCCGCCACCACCAGGGTTCCCTGGAACTTGCGGGTGGCCAGTTCGCGGGCGTTGCGCGAGAGCATGAACTCGCCCTGGCTCTTGTTGAACACCACCTCCGAAGTCTTCCTGATCTCCTGGACGTAATATCCGCGAGCGGTAAGCGCCGAGCCCAGCTGTTCGGCCATTGCCCGGGACAGGGGGGAAGCCTGGCCCATGTTGTCCAAGTCCGAGGGCGTGGTGACGATGACCCATTGCAGCCCGCGCGTGGTGGTGCCGTCGAAGCCCAGTCGCGGGGCCAGCTGCGCGTCCAGTTCGCCCGCCATCTCGCGCGCGGCCTGGGGGTAGTACTCGTTCATGTCCGGCTTGCTGCCGCTCCAGGGCATGGACGACCCCACGTCGTGGAAGAGTTGGCCCATTTCGCCGTTGGCCATGGGGGCGCAGGCGCTTGCCAGCAGAAGGAGTATCCATGCGTATGGTTTCATGACCTGGTTCTCCGTATTATCGCAGCTCTTTGATGGCCCGGTCCACGGCGGCGATTTCGGCGTCGCAGCGCCGGGTCATGTCCGTGTCCCGGGCGGTGGCGCGGGCCAGCTCGAAATGTTCCCTGGCCAGCAGGTAGCGCCCTTCCTGCTTGCAGCGAAGGCCCTGGGCGTAGTGATCCAGGCTGTGGGCGTCCTGGGGGATGACTGTCAGGCCCTTGCCCTGGCAAGCGGCCAGGGCGAGGACGGAAGCGAGCAGTAGGGCGGCGGAAAATTTCATGGCCTCTCTCCTACTTTCCAGGCGCGGGCGGCTGGGGGGCTTGGGGAGGCTGCGCCTTGGCCGCAGTGTCGATGGGTTCGCATCCGGGAGGGCAGGGCTGCTTAGCCGCTTTCTTCACGGATTTTTTCGCCGGGGCCTTCTTCTTGGCAGAAGGCGAGTAGGGCACGGGCGTCCTGTCGCCCCCGTAGCCCGCCCCGTAACCCGGAGGCTCGTCCACGTTGCGCGCGCCGATGAGGGTGGGCGGAGTGGGACGAAGACCGGTTGGGTCGGGGATGCCAAGCATCCGCCTGAGTGTCGGGGTCATGGGGATGAGCACGGAGCCGGTGCGCAGCACGTTTCCGGATGGCTGCACCAGCCGGGCGTTCACGAACAGGTTGTCGCGGTCCACGTAGTAGGATCCGGCCAGCACGGCCACAGGGGCCGCCGGGGGAGCCTTTTTCCCCTT
Proteins encoded in this window:
- a CDS encoding FlgO family outer membrane protein — translated: MKPYAWILLLLASACAPMANGEMGQLFHDVGSSMPWSGSKPDMNEYYPQAAREMAGELDAQLAPRLGFDGTTTRGLQWVIVTTPSDLDNMGQASPLSRAMAEQLGSALTARGYYVQEIRKTSEVVFNKSQGEFMLSRNARELATRKFQGTLVVAGTYSATPYGVRFNIEVMDARNNDVLAKSSRVLPMSRPVAYLMEQQTPGQSNIRPTVATVPGAADPGPTYQQPGDWRTTRQKIPNFLVPQ